The following coding sequences lie in one Pontibacter sp. G13 genomic window:
- a CDS encoding sulfatase-like hydrolase/transferase: MNAYLTGLLAGLMALLAGCATNPSPTDSPNIILILTDDQTYDAVHALGNAEIQTPNIDRLVNGGTTFTHAYNMGAWGGAVCQASRAMIISGRTVWRANEFRQNWRKGDSLEMTWPKLMEQAGYETYMTGKWHVDAPAQKVFQHTAHIRAGMPKDHWNHGKQKALFDSLKQIGQTEKFLDLMPVGYSRPMSPEDQSWLPTDSAHGGFWKGGKHWSEVLKDDALEYLDSATTRDQPYFMYLAFNAPHDPRQAPQEYLDLYPLENISLPPSYMALNPDQDLIGCGPALRDEALAPFPRTEFAIKTHRREYYALITHMDEQIGKILDAIEASPEADNTYILFTADHGLAVGNHGLVGKQNLYDHSMRVPLMVKGPGVPAGAKIDAPVYLQDIVPTALELAGTEIPEFVEFQSLMPHIRDDQAPRREEIYGGYIGVQRMIQTEGYKLHWYPRAEKIMLFDTHADPYELTDLSGEPSQQARIVQMWELLRAQQEKLGDKLEMPAIEQLM; the protein is encoded by the coding sequence ATGAATGCTTACCTCACAGGACTATTGGCTGGACTCATGGCCTTGTTGGCAGGATGCGCCACCAATCCTTCCCCGACCGACTCGCCCAACATCATCCTCATCCTGACCGATGATCAGACTTACGACGCTGTACATGCGCTCGGCAATGCTGAAATCCAGACTCCCAATATTGACCGTCTCGTAAACGGCGGCACCACCTTCACGCATGCCTACAACATGGGTGCTTGGGGCGGGGCAGTCTGTCAAGCTTCTCGGGCCATGATCATCAGCGGCAGGACGGTTTGGCGTGCCAATGAATTTCGCCAAAACTGGCGCAAAGGAGATTCTTTGGAGATGACCTGGCCAAAACTGATGGAGCAGGCAGGCTACGAAACCTATATGACTGGGAAATGGCACGTGGATGCGCCCGCTCAAAAAGTCTTCCAACACACAGCCCACATTCGCGCCGGGATGCCCAAGGACCACTGGAACCACGGCAAGCAGAAAGCGCTGTTTGATTCCCTCAAGCAAATTGGTCAGACTGAGAAATTCCTCGACCTGATGCCTGTCGGATACAGCCGCCCGATGTCTCCGGAGGACCAATCTTGGCTGCCCACGGATTCTGCTCATGGCGGATTCTGGAAGGGCGGAAAGCATTGGAGTGAAGTATTGAAGGATGATGCGCTGGAGTACTTGGATTCTGCCACAACCCGCGATCAACCCTATTTCATGTACCTGGCCTTCAATGCGCCACACGATCCGCGCCAGGCACCTCAGGAATACTTGGACCTTTATCCTTTGGAGAACATCTCCTTGCCGCCGTCGTACATGGCACTCAATCCTGACCAAGATCTGATCGGTTGCGGTCCCGCTCTACGCGATGAAGCATTGGCACCATTCCCTCGGACTGAATTCGCGATAAAGACCCATCGTCGCGAATACTATGCGTTGATCACGCACATGGACGAGCAGATCGGCAAAATCCTGGATGCTATCGAAGCGAGCCCAGAAGCCGACAATACCTATATCCTTTTCACGGCTGACCACGGACTTGCGGTAGGCAATCATGGCTTGGTAGGAAAGCAGAATCTCTATGACCACAGCATGCGAGTGCCCCTCATGGTGAAAGGTCCGGGCGTACCAGCTGGCGCCAAAATCGATGCGCCTGTCTACTTGCAAGATATCGTGCCCACAGCACTTGAGTTGGCTGGAACTGAGATCCCCGAATTTGTGGAATTCCAGAGCTTGATGCCACACATTCGCGATGATCAAGCCCCGCGCCGTGAGGAGATCTACGGAGGCTATATCGGCGTTCAGCGGATGATCCAGACTGAAGGATACAAACTCCATTGGTATCCGAGAGCAGAAAAGATCATGTTGTTCGACACCCATGCCGATCCCTACGAATTGACCGATCTCTCTGGAGAACCTTCGCAGCAAGCCCGGATTGTACAGATGTGGGAATTGCTGCGCGCACAGCAGGAGAAGTTGGGCGATAAGCTGGAAATGCCCGCAATCGAACAATTGATGTAG
- a CDS encoding PKD domain-containing protein, translating to MNILNKIRQPKAWLVALMGMSLAVTSCDKERELEVTPVKFKIAASATVVTQGESIVYTDSSKDVAYRSWTFEGGDITASEDVSPQVMYTDSGRYPVTLDVVFNDSAKESRLIYVNIRPEIEVEFSANRTSLGIGAAVQYTNFTTGGYDSLEWTFEGGDPAISYEENPLVTYSTVGNYAVSLRAWRKYPENADEVVRADLIEVTEFPDIFPLETNLRGDGGSLTLVFETEMKTPDASEAGNFLFLADGAPATISTIELDPNDAKNMILTLDPPVLEGQFLTLSYTPGALEAVNGSKVGELDEKIVQNSIVNLFAGLNADFELGLEGSKPDNWGTWWPDGGANVDDKFILDGSDPYNGNYSVKGIYDIVGDRYILNAPNAAAVDVEANTTYLYSFWAKSSVDGINLDIRTVGGSAWEEKNNGMGGVTLTTEWTYYSYTFSTDDLTELKRRPWMQLKDDNTTFEMWIDDIKLYKVE from the coding sequence ATGAACATTCTGAATAAAATTCGCCAGCCTAAAGCTTGGTTGGTTGCTTTGATGGGGATGTCATTGGCTGTGACTTCCTGCGACAAGGAACGAGAGCTGGAGGTGACCCCTGTCAAGTTCAAAATCGCCGCTAGTGCTACCGTAGTTACTCAAGGTGAATCTATCGTCTACACGGATTCTTCCAAGGATGTGGCATATCGTTCCTGGACCTTCGAAGGCGGGGATATTACTGCGTCCGAGGATGTGTCTCCTCAGGTCATGTATACCGACTCCGGAAGATACCCCGTTACGTTGGACGTAGTATTCAACGATAGCGCCAAAGAATCTCGATTGATCTACGTGAACATTCGCCCAGAAATCGAGGTGGAGTTCTCTGCAAACCGTACTTCTCTGGGAATTGGTGCTGCTGTCCAGTACACCAACTTCACTACCGGAGGATATGACTCTCTGGAGTGGACCTTCGAAGGCGGTGACCCTGCGATCTCCTATGAAGAAAATCCATTGGTCACTTACTCGACAGTAGGTAACTATGCCGTTTCCCTGAGAGCTTGGAGAAAGTATCCTGAGAATGCTGACGAAGTCGTCCGTGCTGATCTGATCGAAGTAACTGAATTCCCGGACATCTTCCCATTGGAGACCAATCTTCGTGGAGATGGTGGTTCTTTGACTTTGGTATTCGAGACTGAAATGAAGACTCCAGATGCTTCTGAAGCGGGTAACTTCTTGTTCCTCGCAGATGGCGCCCCTGCTACAATTTCCACCATCGAGCTAGATCCAAACGATGCCAAGAACATGATCTTGACATTGGACCCTCCTGTACTCGAAGGCCAGTTCTTGACCTTGAGCTACACGCCTGGTGCTCTGGAAGCTGTCAATGGTTCCAAAGTAGGGGAGCTGGACGAGAAAATCGTTCAGAACTCAATCGTGAACCTGTTCGCAGGCTTGAACGCTGATTTCGAACTTGGTTTGGAAGGAAGCAAGCCAGACAACTGGGGAACTTGGTGGCCAGATGGAGGAGCCAATGTGGATGACAAATTCATCCTCGATGGTTCAGATCCATACAATGGAAACTACTCCGTGAAAGGAATTTATGACATCGTGGGAGACCGCTACATCCTCAATGCGCCAAATGCTGCGGCCGTGGATGTTGAGGCAAATACTACTTACCTGTACTCCTTCTGGGCTAAATCCTCTGTGGATGGCATCAACTTGGATATCCGTACGGTAGGTGGATCTGCCTGGGAAGAGAAGAACAACGGAATGGGCGGTGTAACGCTGACTACCGAGTGGACTTACTATTCCTACACCTTCTCCACCGATGATCTGACTGAATTGAAGCGTCGTCCATGGATGCAATTGAAGGATGACAACACCACCTTCGAGATGTGGATCGACGATATCAAATTGTACAAAGTAGAGTAA
- a CDS encoding RagB/SusD family nutrient uptake outer membrane protein, translated as MKKFAIYLSSVMLATAGLQSCQDLLVEEPTIFVAPETFYEDESDAQIALNGAYGTLQDDWIFDFVGFPTHWGNKGVDEINAPNWAGGGRKELHLYQLTPTMPIFENLWRAHFRAVNTCNGVIDRVAAMSEEQIVAESQERIIAEARFLRGLIYFNLVKMFGNVPLVTSEVVSLDNLEIPQTSEAEVYDQIIEDLQFAATVLEEGQGGGRATKGAAQALLGKVYLQMTGWPLMQTEKFAMAAAQFEEVINSGVYSLQANYTDVFDYNNDQNSEIVFAVGFEGPGLNEGSSLGTYMGPNGRLEYGGGYGTEYINNEFALSYEEGDTRRAQNVADINVNNPENVIGQANWRPWKWKKPNPNNFLYDAPFDMPIIRFADVLLCYAEALNGVNGAPTAAAFDAVNEVRARARGEASADTVLIPLAGLNHDEFVDALVYERRWELCFEGHRKDDLIRMGKLEEVLARHDEPQWSNAGNPYTDYRPYKRKFPVPTREMDLNSNLVQTEGYD; from the coding sequence ATGAAAAAATTCGCGATATATCTCTCCAGCGTGATGCTGGCGACTGCTGGCTTGCAGTCCTGCCAAGATCTGCTGGTGGAAGAACCGACTATCTTCGTCGCTCCGGAGACTTTCTACGAGGATGAAAGTGATGCCCAAATCGCCCTCAATGGAGCGTATGGCACCTTGCAAGATGACTGGATCTTTGATTTCGTAGGATTCCCCACTCACTGGGGAAACAAAGGCGTGGATGAAATCAATGCCCCGAACTGGGCTGGTGGTGGCCGTAAGGAGCTTCACCTGTACCAATTGACTCCTACGATGCCGATCTTCGAAAACCTTTGGAGAGCACATTTCCGCGCGGTCAATACCTGCAATGGAGTGATCGACCGTGTTGCGGCGATGTCCGAGGAGCAGATTGTTGCAGAAAGCCAAGAGCGCATCATCGCAGAGGCTAGATTCCTCCGCGGATTGATCTACTTCAACTTGGTGAAGATGTTCGGAAATGTACCATTGGTTACCTCCGAAGTTGTCAGCTTGGATAATCTTGAAATTCCACAGACTTCTGAGGCCGAAGTGTACGATCAGATCATCGAAGACTTGCAGTTTGCCGCTACCGTGTTGGAAGAAGGACAAGGTGGTGGACGCGCGACCAAGGGGGCTGCTCAGGCGCTCCTCGGAAAAGTCTACCTGCAAATGACTGGATGGCCTTTGATGCAGACCGAGAAGTTTGCGATGGCTGCCGCTCAATTCGAAGAAGTGATCAACAGCGGTGTGTACAGCCTTCAGGCCAACTATACCGATGTATTTGACTACAACAATGACCAGAACAGCGAGATCGTATTCGCAGTCGGATTCGAAGGTCCTGGACTGAACGAGGGTAGCTCTTTGGGTACTTACATGGGACCCAACGGCCGTCTGGAATACGGTGGAGGGTACGGTACCGAGTACATCAATAATGAATTTGCATTGAGCTACGAAGAAGGAGACACGCGCCGTGCTCAGAATGTAGCTGACATCAATGTGAACAACCCTGAGAATGTAATTGGCCAAGCCAACTGGAGACCTTGGAAATGGAAGAAGCCGAATCCAAACAACTTCCTGTATGATGCGCCTTTCGATATGCCGATTATTCGTTTTGCCGACGTATTGCTTTGCTACGCAGAGGCATTGAACGGTGTGAATGGAGCTCCTACTGCTGCTGCATTTGACGCAGTGAATGAAGTGCGTGCTCGTGCTCGTGGAGAGGCTAGCGCTGACACTGTGCTGATCCCATTGGCAGGATTGAATCACGACGAATTCGTAGATGCATTGGTGTATGAGCGTCGTTGGGAATTGTGCTTCGAAGGTCACCGCAAGGATGACTTGATCCGCATGGGCAAATTGGAAGAAGTACTTGCTCGCCACGATGAGCCACAGTGGAGTAATGCAGGAAACCCATACACGGATTACCGTCCGTACAAGCGGAAATTCCCTGTACCGACTCGTGAAATGGACCTCAATTCCAACTTGGTACAGACCGAGGGGTACGACTGA
- a CDS encoding TonB-dependent receptor produces the protein MMLLLPKRHLLLLLLGMCWVLGSGNLLAQQTITGTVVSQDDESPLVGATVVVEGTRTGKLTDENGAFSIEVPNLQSVLVFSYINYEEQAIPVAGKSVINVKMKLNVNTLDEVVVIGYGAVEKRDLTGSVSSVSSEELNQIQTVSFEQGLAARAPGVQVTSSEGGPGSSAKIRIRGGTSINASNDPLYVIDGFPILGSSQGDNVGLGTSSTSPLASIDPSDIESIEVLKDASATAIYGSRGANGVILITTKSGKKGRSQVNFETYFGVSEIGRDIDILSPQEYVDFWNEYFPYNPDDPTNLYSAMYRDSLGNDIQLDDPRLTVTDWRDRVIKNATVQNYKLSMSGGNGRTNYSTSFSYVDQSGIVDKSRFQRLYGNMKLNQQINKKFKSGLNINMGYTKRNGVVTAAAESRTRNGVLTNVLLFSPVQGVQRRPEAQYDENGLLIADRDGEVTNPEVLINNTTNVNNNMQAFGNAFLEFQPIKGLVFRSTFGGNISNYRGKAWYPGDFGWGRATNGRAIVGTNQNVGWLNENTLSYKTKLGDHGINAVVGFTQQGGTWESLRTTSIDFDIPGVNIDNLAAAKEVLPTNSTRTQWGLMSFLGRVNYTLLDRYLFTATARYDGSSKFAEGNKFGLFPSAAVAWRVSDEPFLESVKSLSNLKLRASYGLSGNQEIGLYRSLASYNLNNAYYAGSIQPGLAPERLANPDLTWETTTQLDVGLELGLFKDRVQFTFDYYNKQTTDLLLEVPVPFTSGFSTTFENLGAVENKGLEFSLYTVNISQKEFLWTSNFNISFNQNKVLDLGDAEEFTVTAIGENRNDYIVRVGESIGAMYGFVADGIYNYDDFEEFNELSNEEAALLMDGFDRASETFTPKEGVPLRAGISRFRPGVIKFKDLNGDGVIDTDDRTIIGNAMPKHFGGFSNNFSYKGFELSVFMNWSYGNDIYNNNRVRGMATAIPFFNKLGFIRDRWTPENPDTDIISIWGTGDGGADDINNTFYIEDGSYLRLSNITFAYNLPKNFLTRIGVKGCRLYVAGDNLHVWTNYTGYDPDVSVGNNQLTPGLDFDSYPRMRTYRMGASIQF, from the coding sequence ATGATGCTACTATTACCTAAAAGGCACCTACTACTCCTGTTACTTGGGATGTGCTGGGTACTTGGTTCCGGAAACCTGTTGGCACAACAGACCATTACCGGAACCGTGGTTTCTCAAGACGATGAATCTCCGCTTGTCGGGGCGACCGTCGTAGTTGAAGGAACACGTACCGGTAAACTGACCGACGAAAATGGAGCATTCTCCATCGAGGTGCCAAATCTTCAATCGGTTCTGGTTTTCTCTTACATCAACTATGAGGAGCAAGCCATTCCCGTTGCCGGAAAGTCCGTGATCAACGTCAAGATGAAACTCAACGTGAACACCCTCGACGAGGTGGTCGTGATTGGGTACGGTGCAGTCGAAAAGCGCGACTTGACAGGATCGGTTTCTTCTGTAAGCAGTGAAGAACTCAACCAAATCCAAACAGTCTCTTTCGAGCAAGGACTTGCGGCGCGTGCGCCAGGTGTACAGGTAACTTCTTCTGAAGGTGGTCCTGGTTCATCCGCCAAGATCCGTATTCGTGGGGGTACCTCTATTAATGCAAGTAATGACCCACTGTACGTCATCGATGGTTTCCCGATCTTGGGTTCCAGCCAAGGAGACAACGTAGGTCTGGGTACTTCTTCCACGAGCCCACTTGCTTCTATCGACCCGAGTGACATCGAGTCTATCGAAGTATTGAAAGACGCATCCGCAACCGCTATCTATGGTTCTCGTGGTGCCAACGGGGTAATCCTCATCACTACCAAAAGTGGTAAGAAAGGACGTTCTCAGGTGAACTTCGAAACTTACTTTGGAGTTTCCGAGATTGGCCGTGACATCGATATCCTTTCTCCACAAGAATATGTAGACTTCTGGAACGAGTACTTCCCGTACAATCCTGATGATCCGACAAACCTCTACTCCGCCATGTACCGTGATTCTTTGGGGAACGACATCCAATTGGATGACCCAAGATTGACCGTTACGGATTGGAGAGATCGCGTGATCAAAAACGCCACGGTTCAGAACTACAAGTTGTCCATGTCTGGCGGAAATGGTCGTACCAATTACTCCACTTCATTCTCCTATGTCGACCAAAGCGGTATCGTAGACAAGTCTCGGTTCCAGCGTCTGTACGGAAACATGAAGTTGAATCAGCAGATCAACAAGAAGTTCAAGAGTGGATTGAACATCAACATGGGTTACACCAAGCGTAACGGTGTCGTGACTGCAGCAGCAGAATCTCGTACCCGAAATGGTGTACTGACCAACGTATTGCTCTTTAGCCCAGTGCAGGGGGTACAGCGTCGTCCAGAAGCTCAATACGATGAGAATGGCCTGCTGATCGCCGACCGTGATGGTGAGGTGACCAATCCAGAGGTCCTGATCAACAATACCACCAACGTCAACAACAACATGCAGGCATTTGGTAATGCCTTCCTCGAATTTCAGCCGATCAAAGGGTTGGTATTCCGTTCTACGTTTGGGGGTAATATCTCCAACTACCGAGGCAAAGCTTGGTATCCGGGCGACTTCGGTTGGGGACGTGCTACAAATGGACGTGCGATCGTCGGTACCAACCAAAATGTAGGTTGGTTGAACGAGAACACGTTGTCTTACAAGACGAAGTTGGGCGACCACGGAATCAACGCGGTAGTAGGTTTCACCCAGCAGGGCGGTACTTGGGAATCCCTCCGTACCACTTCCATCGACTTTGACATCCCTGGTGTGAACATCGATAACTTGGCAGCTGCCAAAGAGGTGTTGCCTACCAACTCTACCCGTACCCAGTGGGGATTGATGTCCTTCCTCGGTCGTGTGAACTACACCTTGTTGGATCGCTACTTGTTTACTGCAACTGCTCGTTATGACGGTTCTTCCAAGTTTGCAGAAGGCAACAAGTTCGGTCTCTTCCCATCTGCTGCGGTAGCGTGGCGTGTGAGCGACGAGCCATTCCTCGAGTCTGTGAAGTCTTTGAGCAACTTGAAACTTCGTGCGAGCTACGGTTTGAGTGGTAACCAAGAGATCGGTCTTTACCGTTCATTGGCTTCTTACAACTTGAACAACGCATACTATGCAGGTTCCATCCAGCCGGGTCTTGCGCCTGAGCGTTTGGCCAACCCTGATTTGACTTGGGAGACGACTACCCAGTTGGACGTAGGTTTGGAATTGGGATTGTTCAAGGATCGCGTTCAGTTCACCTTTGATTACTATAACAAGCAGACGACAGATCTCCTCTTGGAAGTACCTGTACCATTTACTTCCGGTTTCTCCACTACCTTCGAAAACTTGGGTGCGGTAGAAAACAAAGGGTTGGAGTTCTCTCTCTACACAGTGAATATCTCTCAGAAGGAATTCTTGTGGACTTCCAACTTCAACATCTCCTTCAACCAAAACAAGGTATTGGATCTTGGTGATGCTGAGGAGTTTACCGTTACGGCGATCGGTGAGAACCGCAACGACTACATTGTCCGTGTAGGTGAATCTATCGGCGCTATGTACGGATTCGTAGCTGACGGAATCTACAACTACGACGACTTCGAAGAATTCAACGAGTTGTCCAATGAAGAAGCAGCGTTGTTGATGGACGGATTCGACCGTGCATCTGAGACCTTTACTCCCAAAGAAGGGGTTCCGCTCCGCGCTGGTATCTCTCGTTTCCGTCCAGGGGTGATCAAGTTCAAGGACCTCAACGGAGATGGTGTGATCGATACAGATGACCGTACGATCATCGGTAATGCCATGCCTAAGCACTTCGGTGGATTCTCCAACAACTTCTCCTACAAAGGATTCGAGTTGTCCGTATTCATGAACTGGTCTTACGGCAACGACATCTACAACAACAACCGCGTAAGAGGTATGGCGACTGCCATTCCATTCTTCAACAAGTTGGGCTTCATCCGCGATCGCTGGACACCTGAAAATCCTGATACAGATATCATTTCTATCTGGGGTACTGGAGATGGTGGTGCTGATGACATCAACAACACCTTCTACATCGAAGATGGATCTTACCTGCGTTTGAGCAACATCACGTTTGCATACAACCTTCCGAAGAATTTCCTGACTCGGATCGGAGTGAAAGGCTGCCGTCTGTATGTAGCGGGTGACAACCTCCATGTTTGGACCAACTACACCGGATATGACCCTGACGTGAGCGTTGGCAACAACCAATTGACTCCTGGTCTGGACTTCGATTCCTACCCAAGAATGCGGACCTACCGCATGGGTGCAAGTATCCAATTCTAA
- a CDS encoding zinc-binding alcohol dehydrogenase family protein encodes MRYIICEEPGTFQMGEAEMPTRSSNQALVKIHRIGICGTDLHAFAGNQAFFTYPRILGHELAAEVMEIDENDQGIRPGDRVGIMPYVHCGTCIACRSGKTNCCQNIQVLGVHTDGGMQEYITVPNELLLPAQDLEWDQISVIEPLAIGTHAIRRAAIQPGETILVMGAGPIGLGIMKFAQILGARVLALDINPDRLAYAKQYMGAAEVIDARENPVERIAELTGGDMATVVFDATGHPQALMSGPDYMAHGGRFVLVGLSKGELTYSHPAIHAKETTLMCSRNATKEDFERVMEVLRSGEFPVDAFVTHHAPFEEMIGVFDQWLDPKTQVIKAVVHMG; translated from the coding sequence ATGAGATATATTATTTGCGAGGAACCGGGTACTTTCCAAATGGGTGAAGCAGAAATGCCCACCCGATCCTCCAACCAAGCGCTGGTAAAAATCCATAGAATCGGAATATGCGGGACGGACCTTCATGCGTTCGCCGGCAATCAGGCCTTTTTCACATACCCCCGAATTCTCGGCCACGAATTGGCTGCCGAGGTGATGGAGATTGATGAAAACGATCAGGGAATTCGCCCAGGTGATCGCGTGGGCATCATGCCCTATGTCCACTGCGGAACGTGCATCGCCTGTCGGAGCGGCAAGACCAATTGCTGCCAGAATATTCAGGTATTGGGCGTACATACCGATGGCGGTATGCAGGAATACATCACGGTCCCCAACGAACTGTTGCTTCCGGCACAAGATCTGGAGTGGGATCAAATCTCCGTGATCGAACCGCTGGCCATCGGGACACACGCGATTCGCAGGGCAGCCATACAGCCCGGCGAGACCATCTTGGTCATGGGAGCTGGTCCTATCGGTCTCGGCATCATGAAATTCGCCCAGATCTTGGGAGCGCGCGTGCTGGCACTGGATATCAATCCTGACCGCCTCGCCTACGCCAAACAATACATGGGAGCCGCCGAAGTCATAGACGCTCGCGAGAACCCCGTAGAGCGCATAGCGGAGCTCACAGGCGGAGATATGGCCACTGTAGTCTTTGACGCGACGGGCCATCCTCAGGCGCTGATGTCGGGGCCTGACTACATGGCACATGGCGGAAGGTTTGTGTTGGTGGGATTGTCCAAAGGGGAACTGACCTATTCGCATCCAGCTATCCACGCCAAGGAAACGACCTTGATGTGTAGCCGGAATGCTACCAAAGAGGATTTCGAACGAGTGATGGAGGTATTGCGGTCAGGGGAATTTCCGGTGGATGCTTTTGTGACCCACCATGCCCCATTTGAAGAAATGATCGGGGTATTTGACCAATGGCTCGACCCCAAAACGCAGGTTATCAAGGCAGTGGTGCACATGGGATAA